In Halobaculum magnesiiphilum, the following proteins share a genomic window:
- a CDS encoding MFS transporter: MVTAEIRSLVGRIGRFDAIVLTSGLWFLSKFVRFAFPPLFERLGRVYGVSPAVLGGAFSGLLMVYAAMQFPSGLIADRVSSVAVIGGGTVLAAVGALALAVDSPLVVLVGAMLTIGAGTGPVKTVGIRVLSRTYPRQTGRALGVFDTFGTLGGAAAPAAVVLFANAPGVVGAGWRTTFLVAGIVGICVTVGFVARVPRRLPDFETDRDDTETTVPIREYGALFREWRFSVFVLVTTLFSFAYNATLAFLPLYFTREAGLTTTTASLLFSVLFAVSLVQLLTGEISDRTGALPLVALTVGLATAGLGAILLLSDAAGPLMLGGAVVCLGLGAHGYRPVRGAYLMSVIPTSVAGGSLGAVRTIQMVAGASSPALVGVVSETAGLRPAFWILTAALLVATGLSVLLWVFDSA, translated from the coding sequence GTGGTGACCGCGGAGATCCGATCGCTAGTCGGCCGGATCGGCCGCTTCGACGCGATCGTGCTCACCTCCGGACTGTGGTTCCTGAGCAAGTTCGTTCGCTTCGCGTTCCCGCCGTTGTTCGAACGACTCGGCCGCGTGTACGGCGTGTCGCCGGCGGTCCTCGGTGGGGCGTTCAGCGGGCTGCTCATGGTCTACGCGGCGATGCAGTTCCCGTCGGGACTCATCGCCGACAGGGTTAGTTCCGTCGCCGTCATCGGCGGGGGGACCGTACTCGCGGCGGTCGGGGCGCTCGCGCTGGCGGTCGACAGTCCGCTGGTCGTCCTCGTCGGGGCCATGCTGACGATCGGCGCCGGTACCGGCCCGGTCAAGACGGTCGGCATCCGGGTGCTCTCGCGGACGTATCCGCGACAGACCGGGCGTGCCCTCGGCGTGTTCGACACGTTCGGGACCCTCGGCGGCGCGGCGGCGCCCGCCGCAGTCGTGCTCTTCGCGAACGCGCCCGGGGTGGTCGGTGCCGGCTGGCGAACGACCTTCCTCGTCGCCGGGATCGTCGGGATCTGCGTTACGGTCGGGTTCGTCGCCCGGGTTCCCCGACGGCTTCCGGACTTCGAGACGGACCGGGACGACACCGAGACCACCGTCCCGATCCGCGAGTACGGAGCGCTGTTTCGGGAGTGGCGCTTCTCCGTGTTCGTCCTCGTCACGACCCTGTTCTCGTTCGCCTACAACGCCACGCTCGCGTTCCTCCCGTTGTATTTCACGCGGGAGGCCGGCCTCACGACCACCACAGCGAGCCTGCTGTTCAGCGTCCTGTTCGCGGTGAGCCTCGTTCAGTTGCTCACCGGGGAGATAAGCGATCGAACGGGGGCGCTCCCGCTCGTCGCGCTCACTGTCGGGCTGGCGACGGCGGGGCTCGGAGCGATACTCCTCCTCTCGGACGCCGCCGGTCCCCTCATGCTGGGTGGGGCAGTCGTGTGTCTCGGACTCGGCGCACACGGCTACCGTCCAGTTCGGGGGGCGTACCTCATGTCGGTCATTCCGACCTCCGTCGCCGGCGGGAGCCTCGGCGCGGTACGAACGATTCAGATGGTCGCCGGGGCGTCCTCCCCCGCCCTCGTCGGCGTCGTCTCGGAGACGGCCGGACTTCGGCCGGCGTTCTGGATCCTCACCGCCGCGCTGCTCGTCGCGACGGGCCTGTCAGTCCTCCTGTGGGTGTTCGACTCCGCCTGA
- a CDS encoding isocitrate lyase/PEP mutase family protein — MYGRERLAETIAGSEITVVPGVYDGISARLVERQGFESGFLSGAGVSNSRLAQPDVGFLTLPDIADQSREIADAVEIPIWVDADTGYGNAVSVHRTIRRLADAGAAAVMIEDQEWPKRCGHMAGKSVVGFEEAVAKIEAAADARDSHAPDMLLKARTDATEPDGLDEAIRRLNAFADAGADVVFADALRSADDIRRVADEVEAPLSVNMGFGVRSRPTTPLIPAARLDEMGVDVVIYPRLITAAATAGMKRGLEELATAVETDEEYEAPDAVVDWDYYTDLVGKPAVDDLEERFATDDD, encoded by the coding sequence ATGTACGGGCGCGAGCGGTTGGCGGAGACGATCGCCGGATCGGAGATCACGGTCGTTCCGGGCGTATACGACGGTATCAGTGCGCGACTCGTCGAGCGACAGGGCTTCGAGAGCGGGTTCCTCTCCGGTGCCGGGGTCTCCAACAGTCGCCTCGCACAGCCGGACGTCGGCTTCCTCACGCTGCCGGACATCGCCGATCAGTCGCGCGAGATCGCGGACGCGGTCGAGATCCCGATCTGGGTCGACGCCGACACCGGCTACGGGAACGCGGTTTCCGTCCATCGCACGATCCGGCGGCTGGCCGACGCGGGGGCGGCCGCGGTCATGATCGAGGACCAGGAGTGGCCCAAGCGGTGCGGCCACATGGCCGGCAAGTCCGTCGTCGGGTTCGAGGAGGCCGTCGCGAAGATCGAGGCGGCCGCGGACGCACGCGATTCGCACGCCCCGGACATGCTCCTGAAGGCGCGGACCGACGCGACCGAGCCGGACGGGCTCGACGAGGCGATCCGGCGGCTGAACGCGTTCGCCGACGCCGGCGCCGACGTCGTCTTCGCGGACGCGCTGCGCTCGGCGGACGACATCCGTCGCGTCGCCGACGAGGTCGAGGCACCGCTCTCGGTCAACATGGGGTTCGGCGTCCGGAGCCGACCGACCACGCCGCTGATCCCGGCCGCACGCCTCGACGAAATGGGGGTCGATGTCGTCATCTACCCGCGGCTCATCACCGCCGCGGCGACCGCGGGGATGAAACGCGGGCTGGAGGAGCTCGCGACGGCCGTGGAGACGGACGAGGAGTACGAGGCGCCCGACGCCGTCGTCGACTGGGACTACTACACCGACCTCGTCGGGAAGCCGGCGGTCGACGACCTCGAGGAGCGGTTCGCGACCGACGACGACTGA
- a CDS encoding PrpF domain-containing protein gives MVDQSIQGSVRGTLIRGGTSRGLYVTPEQLPPAGELRDEILIELFGTPDPLQIDGIGGGNSHTSKVMIVDEADRPDADIEYTFGQVGIDNATVDWSGNCGNLTSGIGVFAAATGLVDARDPETELVLYNTNTDTYIDQVVPIADGEPAVHGEYHVDGIPGTGARIDSYFRDPGGSVTGRTLPTGAARETLSVAGEDYTVSIVDIANPNVFLRARDLGLEGTELPDTLNDPDLLDRLELLRGAACERLGLVDDRRDAVDDCPAIPQIAVVSEPQSFGTASGERVNDDDLDITSRIVTTQTPHHSYATTGAMCLAAATQLDGTIPAEFARDAGGPNVVIGHPQGTITIGVEGSTRDGGTTVDRVRVGRTARLLFDGHVYYRNSTV, from the coding sequence ATGGTCGACCAATCGATCCAGGGATCCGTTCGGGGGACCCTGATTCGCGGCGGAACGAGCCGGGGACTGTACGTGACACCCGAGCAGTTGCCGCCGGCCGGCGAGCTACGGGACGAGATCCTCATCGAGCTCTTCGGAACCCCGGACCCGCTACAAATCGACGGCATCGGTGGAGGAAACTCCCACACGAGCAAGGTGATGATCGTCGACGAGGCGGACCGGCCGGACGCCGACATCGAATACACGTTCGGGCAGGTCGGGATCGACAACGCGACCGTCGATTGGTCGGGGAACTGTGGGAACCTGACGAGCGGTATCGGCGTGTTCGCCGCGGCGACCGGACTCGTCGACGCTCGTGACCCGGAGACGGAACTGGTCCTCTACAACACGAACACGGACACGTATATCGACCAGGTCGTCCCGATCGCCGACGGGGAACCGGCGGTACACGGCGAGTACCACGTCGACGGGATCCCGGGGACCGGTGCCCGGATCGACTCGTACTTCCGGGACCCGGGCGGCTCGGTCACCGGCCGGACGTTGCCGACCGGTGCGGCCCGTGAGACACTCTCGGTCGCCGGCGAGGACTACACCGTCTCGATCGTCGATATCGCGAACCCCAACGTGTTCCTCCGTGCCCGTGACCTCGGGCTCGAGGGAACGGAGCTCCCCGACACGCTGAACGACCCGGACCTCCTCGACCGACTCGAACTCCTCAGAGGGGCAGCCTGCGAACGCCTCGGTCTCGTCGATGACCGGCGCGACGCCGTCGACGACTGCCCGGCGATCCCCCAGATCGCGGTGGTCTCCGAACCGCAATCGTTCGGAACCGCCTCGGGCGAACGTGTCAACGACGACGACCTCGATATCACGTCCCGGATCGTGACGACCCAGACACCCCACCACTCGTACGCGACGACCGGCGCCATGTGTCTCGCCGCTGCGACCCAGCTCGATGGCACGATCCCGGCGGAGTTCGCTCGGGACGCCGGGGGCCCCAACGTGGTCATCGGCCACCCCCAGGGGACGATCACGATCGGTGTCGAGGGATCGACGCGTGACGGGGGAACGACGGTCGACCGGGTCCGCGTCGGTCGCACCGCCCGACTGCTCTTTGACGGACACGTATACTACCGCAACAGCACGGTGTGA
- a CDS encoding MBL fold metallo-hydrolase: MTVQVTPSVEWINQCYEHEGDHEHVSLYLLRAPEGTVLVDSGSFYHREEITAAVDEATDGDGPDAIVLSHSDYPHAANVSPLGGDTEDVELVASSASPAQQGLPDARKCDIGGSLTIEGREFSFIDPPLADRSHTTWIYDHGDGVLFTADGFGNYHDPGRCDSLSDDFPESTPTERIYEYHRDNLVWLRYVAPEKVDRTLDDIFASYDVNAVAPIHGNPIVGDDLDTYRERLRDSIERIASEHSVA; encoded by the coding sequence ATGACGGTCCAGGTCACCCCCAGCGTCGAGTGGATCAACCAGTGTTACGAACACGAGGGGGACCACGAACACGTCTCGCTGTACCTCCTTCGCGCGCCGGAGGGGACGGTCCTCGTCGACTCGGGGTCGTTCTACCACCGCGAGGAGATCACCGCCGCCGTCGACGAGGCGACCGACGGCGACGGGCCGGACGCCATCGTCCTCTCACACTCGGATTATCCCCACGCGGCGAACGTCTCGCCGCTGGGCGGCGACACCGAGGACGTCGAACTCGTCGCCTCGTCGGCGTCGCCGGCCCAGCAGGGGCTCCCGGACGCCCGCAAGTGCGACATCGGCGGCTCGCTGACGATCGAGGGCCGGGAGTTCAGCTTCATCGACCCGCCGCTGGCCGACCGGTCGCACACGACGTGGATCTACGACCACGGCGACGGCGTCCTCTTCACCGCCGACGGGTTCGGGAACTACCACGACCCCGGGCGATGCGACTCCCTCTCTGACGACTTCCCGGAGTCGACCCCGACGGAACGGATCTACGAGTACCATCGCGACAACCTCGTCTGGCTCCGCTATGTCGCCCCGGAGAAAGTCGACCGGACGCTCGACGACATCTTCGCGTCGTACGACGTGAACGCCGTCGCGCCGATCCACGGTAACCCCATCGTGGGCGACGACCTCGACACGTATCGCGAGCGACTCCGCGATTCGATCGAGCGGATCGCCTCGGAGCACTCGGTCGCGTAG
- a CDS encoding mandelate racemase/muconate lactonizing enzyme family protein, producing MEIRHVEAVPLRRELDERFANAQKWIDSREYCLVRIETADGAVGWGECWGPIAGTRELIDDRIAAVLRGRDAERVESVHGDLVHDLRSAYHSTIPAGAVSGVDLALWDLRGNAAGASAATLLGGRRRDAVPAYATGHFWPPADEFETVRESVVSEAESHVDAGFGALKMKIGMQRHFGWGPEYDVELVRAVREAVGDDVALMADANHAYDLPAARRVADGLADLDVEFFEEPLPPDRIDAYARLAEDSDVSIAGGECWAFAPEFRRVANAGAVDVLQPDVTSAGGLTSSRRAAEIADAAGLATYPHVFGSAVALAASLQLLATLPGSPRLEFDRTPNPIREELAVDPIRNEGTEVPVPDGPGLGIEIDPETLAEFRVD from the coding sequence ATGGAGATCCGACACGTCGAGGCGGTTCCGTTACGTCGAGAGCTCGACGAGCGGTTCGCGAACGCACAGAAGTGGATCGACTCGCGCGAGTACTGTCTGGTTCGGATCGAGACCGCGGACGGCGCCGTCGGCTGGGGCGAGTGCTGGGGGCCGATAGCGGGAACGCGCGAACTGATCGACGACCGGATCGCGGCGGTTCTTCGGGGGCGGGACGCCGAACGCGTCGAGTCGGTCCACGGGGACCTCGTTCACGACCTCCGGTCGGCGTACCACTCGACGATTCCGGCGGGCGCCGTCAGCGGTGTCGACCTCGCGCTCTGGGACCTCCGCGGGAACGCGGCCGGGGCGTCGGCCGCGACGCTGCTCGGGGGGCGACGGCGCGACGCGGTCCCCGCGTACGCGACCGGACACTTCTGGCCGCCAGCCGACGAGTTCGAGACGGTCAGGGAGTCGGTCGTCTCGGAGGCGGAGTCCCACGTCGACGCCGGGTTCGGCGCACTCAAGATGAAGATCGGCATGCAGCGACACTTCGGCTGGGGGCCGGAGTACGACGTGGAACTCGTCCGCGCCGTCCGGGAGGCGGTGGGCGACGACGTCGCGTTGATGGCGGACGCGAACCACGCCTACGATCTCCCGGCGGCCCGCCGCGTGGCCGACGGCCTCGCGGATCTGGACGTCGAGTTCTTCGAGGAACCGCTCCCTCCCGACCGGATCGACGCGTACGCACGACTCGCCGAGGACAGCGACGTATCGATCGCCGGCGGGGAATGCTGGGCGTTCGCGCCCGAGTTCCGGCGCGTGGCGAACGCCGGCGCGGTCGACGTCCTCCAGCCGGACGTAACCAGCGCCGGCGGGCTCACCTCGTCGCGCCGGGCCGCCGAGATCGCCGACGCCGCCGGGCTGGCGACGTACCCGCACGTCTTCGGGAGCGCCGTCGCGCTCGCGGCGAGCCTGCAGTTGCTCGCGACGCTTCCGGGATCGCCGCGCCTGGAGTTCGACCGGACGCCGAACCCGATCCGCGAGGAACTCGCGGTCGACCCGATCCGCAACGAGGGGACCGAGGTGCCCGTGCCGGACGGACCCGGCCTCGGCATCGAGATCGACCCCGAGACCCTCGCGGAGTTCCGGGTCGACTGA
- a CDS encoding MBL fold metallo-hydrolase, whose amino-acid sequence MPREIAPGLHWIYEAGPDRTESWDLADREPEWYEEGREAYVPQCAYLVDGGDETLLFDTLSPASTDEILAAIDELVGDRGLDYLVVSHPDVPHAGNALAILEEHPETTLVAPGYGNDHELYRLDYGVHVTEGDEIDLGNRTVEFHEATFLDAPVSVWMTERETGTLFPVDWMGFTHLDDERLVFVDELDGEFDSSRLVEFHGRVLFWYQYVDVEKTNAEIDALIEKFDPEIVAPAHGLVIREDATDYMELMKDVTRTIDEQGRVGTLG is encoded by the coding sequence ATGCCACGCGAGATCGCGCCCGGTCTCCACTGGATCTACGAGGCCGGGCCGGACAGGACGGAGTCGTGGGACCTGGCGGACCGTGAGCCGGAATGGTACGAGGAAGGGCGGGAGGCGTACGTGCCCCAGTGTGCGTACCTCGTCGACGGCGGCGACGAGACGCTACTGTTCGACACGCTGTCGCCCGCGAGCACCGACGAGATCCTCGCGGCTATCGACGAGCTCGTCGGCGACCGCGGGCTCGACTACCTCGTCGTCTCCCACCCCGACGTCCCCCACGCGGGGAACGCGCTCGCGATCCTCGAGGAGCACCCGGAGACGACGCTCGTCGCTCCCGGCTACGGGAACGACCACGAACTCTACCGGCTCGACTACGGGGTCCACGTCACCGAGGGCGACGAGATCGACCTCGGGAACCGCACCGTCGAGTTCCACGAGGCGACGTTCCTCGACGCGCCCGTCTCGGTGTGGATGACCGAACGGGAGACGGGGACGCTGTTCCCGGTCGACTGGATGGGGTTCACGCACCTCGACGACGAGCGGCTGGTCTTCGTGGACGAACTCGACGGGGAGTTCGACAGCAGTCGGCTCGTCGAGTTTCACGGACGGGTGCTGTTCTGGTACCAGTACGTCGACGTCGAGAAGACGAACGCGGAGATCGACGCCCTGATCGAGAAGTTCGACCCGGAGATCGTCGCGCCGGCACACGGGCTCGTCATCCGCGAGGACGCCACCGACTACATGGAACTCATGAAGGACGTGACGCGCACGATCGACGAACAGGGCCGGGTGGGAACCCTCGGGTGA
- a CDS encoding HpcH/HpaI aldolase/citrate lyase family protein codes for MVQRSLLYSPGDDREMLKKAVETGADTVVFDLEDAVAPAAKEGARATVRSMLDDLDDPTPDVAVRINPYDLSGPADVAAVVGETERPPDSILLPKVNDAEPVEALRDQLTELGADAVGIVPLIETAAGVIAANEIAAAPGVTAVAYGDQDFTADIGATVTDDKTESLYARQRTVVAAAAAGVDALDTVHTDIGDTEGLREQTEFVVELGFDGKLAIHPDQIAVINEAFTPGEDELEWAETVLAGQERASDEGDGVFTVDGQMIDPPLVERARTIVRRAEAAGIR; via the coding sequence ATGGTTCAGCGCTCGCTGCTGTACTCGCCCGGGGACGACCGTGAGATGTTGAAGAAGGCCGTCGAGACCGGGGCGGACACGGTCGTCTTCGATCTGGAGGACGCCGTCGCGCCCGCCGCGAAGGAGGGGGCGCGGGCGACCGTCCGGTCGATGCTCGACGACCTCGACGACCCGACCCCGGACGTCGCCGTCCGCATCAATCCGTACGACCTTTCGGGACCGGCCGATGTCGCCGCAGTCGTCGGCGAGACCGAACGGCCCCCCGACAGTATCCTCCTCCCGAAAGTGAACGACGCCGAGCCCGTCGAGGCCCTCCGTGACCAACTCACGGAACTCGGGGCGGACGCCGTCGGCATCGTCCCGCTGATCGAGACGGCGGCGGGTGTCATCGCCGCCAACGAGATCGCGGCCGCACCGGGCGTCACGGCCGTCGCGTACGGCGACCAGGACTTCACCGCCGATATCGGTGCGACCGTGACCGACGACAAAACGGAGTCGCTGTACGCCCGCCAGCGGACGGTCGTCGCCGCGGCCGCCGCCGGCGTCGACGCGCTCGACACCGTCCACACCGACATCGGTGACACGGAGGGACTCCGCGAACAGACCGAGTTCGTCGTCGAACTCGGCTTCGACGGGAAGCTCGCGATCCACCCGGACCAGATCGCCGTCATCAACGAGGCGTTCACGCCGGGGGAAGACGAGCTCGAGTGGGCCGAGACGGTGCTCGCCGGGCAGGAACGGGCGAGCGACGAGGGCGACGGCGTGTTCACCGTGGACGGGCAGATGATCGACCCGCCGCTGGTCGAGCGCGCTCGGACGATCGTCCGGCGGGCGGAGGCTGCCGGGATCCGGTAG
- a CDS encoding ABC transporter ATP-binding protein, with protein sequence MTLLDVDDLSVRYDTREGPLHSVNGISFGIDDGINYALSGESASGKSTTAKAILGLLPDHAEIESGAIEFEGRDLRSLTPSERQDLLWEEIAFIPQTAIDALDPVMTAGAQIRQAIQTHRELSERNARRRARELFEMVGLDPDRVDDYPHQFSGGMRQRVVIAMALALDPKLIIADEPTTGLDVVVQDKIIDNILQIQEETDSSLLLITHDLSVIAETCDEMSVMYGGKIMEQGRVENLLLNPTNPYTMGLKNAFPALDDDADDLVSVPGKPPSLGTEPTGCVFEPRCPFSSEECATTEPDVETIPYRNQRVACHNADRAARIRQEADDASRWGGATEGSRSRDGEVLLEVTDLCKWYERSESLLGRFPIDGLSPTVTGISNSVRRWYEQRGEILNEVLRDGGSHVRAVDGVSLSVARGEILGVVGESGCGKTTLGQTLALLEDPTDGGFEFDGRSHEYYQDGNLQSFRQRVQIVFQNPYDSLNPRLTVEQLVKEPLTIHDYRTDEKPEAVREALEQVGMAPAENYLEKYPNELSGGQRQRVAIARALVIDPDFFICDEPASMLDVSLQAEVLNLLRTLANTRGIGVLYISHDLASLTQIADRLSIMYLGRFVEQGRTERVVNDPKHPYTEALLSAVPETDPRGSRERVFLDGNPSDPVGEPQGCRFAPRCPKVTDECLDAEPELDEWTEPDHSAACFRPAERSEPDEPARVSESVDD encoded by the coding sequence ATGACGCTCCTCGATGTCGACGACCTATCGGTTCGGTACGACACGCGTGAGGGGCCGCTCCACAGCGTGAACGGCATTTCGTTCGGTATCGACGACGGTATCAACTACGCGCTCTCGGGTGAGTCGGCCTCGGGAAAGTCCACGACCGCGAAGGCCATCCTGGGGCTGTTGCCGGACCACGCGGAGATCGAGTCGGGAGCCATCGAGTTCGAGGGACGGGACCTGCGCTCGCTGACGCCGTCGGAGCGGCAGGATCTACTCTGGGAGGAGATCGCGTTCATTCCACAGACGGCCATCGACGCGCTCGACCCGGTGATGACGGCCGGCGCACAGATCAGGCAGGCGATCCAGACACACCGGGAGCTCTCGGAACGCAACGCCCGTCGGCGCGCACGCGAACTGTTCGAGATGGTCGGGCTGGACCCCGACCGGGTCGACGACTATCCCCACCAGTTCTCGGGCGGGATGCGCCAACGTGTCGTCATCGCGATGGCGCTCGCGCTCGATCCGAAGCTCATCATCGCGGACGAACCAACGACGGGCCTGGACGTGGTGGTCCAGGACAAGATCATCGACAACATCCTCCAGATACAGGAAGAGACCGACAGCTCGCTCCTGTTGATCACGCACGACTTGAGCGTCATCGCCGAGACCTGCGACGAGATGTCGGTCATGTACGGCGGGAAGATCATGGAGCAGGGCCGCGTGGAGAACCTCCTGCTCAACCCCACGAACCCGTACACGATGGGGTTGAAGAACGCGTTTCCGGCGCTCGACGACGACGCCGACGACCTCGTCTCCGTCCCGGGAAAGCCGCCGAGCCTCGGCACCGAGCCGACGGGCTGTGTCTTCGAGCCGCGCTGTCCGTTCTCGAGCGAGGAGTGTGCGACGACGGAACCGGACGTGGAGACGATCCCGTACCGGAACCAGCGAGTCGCCTGCCACAACGCGGATCGAGCCGCACGGATACGCCAGGAGGCCGACGACGCCTCCAGGTGGGGCGGCGCCACGGAAGGGTCACGATCCCGTGACGGTGAGGTGTTGCTCGAAGTCACCGACCTCTGCAAGTGGTACGAGCGTTCGGAGTCGCTGTTGGGGCGCTTCCCCATCGACGGCCTCTCGCCGACGGTAACCGGCATCTCGAACAGCGTCCGCCGGTGGTACGAACAGCGCGGCGAGATCCTCAACGAGGTGCTCAGGGACGGCGGATCGCACGTTCGCGCCGTCGACGGCGTTTCGTTGTCCGTCGCACGTGGAGAGATCCTGGGCGTCGTCGGCGAGTCGGGCTGTGGGAAGACGACGCTCGGCCAAACGCTCGCGCTTCTGGAGGATCCGACGGACGGCGGGTTCGAGTTCGACGGTCGCTCACACGAGTACTATCAGGACGGGAACCTCCAGTCGTTCCGGCAACGGGTCCAGATCGTCTTCCAGAACCCGTACGACTCGCTGAACCCGCGGCTGACCGTCGAACAGTTGGTCAAGGAGCCCCTGACGATTCACGACTACCGGACGGACGAGAAACCCGAGGCCGTCCGGGAGGCGCTCGAGCAGGTCGGGATGGCGCCCGCCGAGAACTATCTCGAGAAGTATCCGAACGAGCTGTCCGGCGGGCAGCGACAGCGTGTCGCGATCGCCCGTGCGCTCGTTATCGACCCGGACTTCTTCATCTGCGACGAGCCGGCGTCGATGCTCGACGTCTCGCTTCAGGCGGAGGTGCTCAACCTGCTTCGGACGCTCGCGAACACGCGGGGTATCGGCGTGTTGTACATCTCCCACGACCTCGCGAGCCTCACCCAGATCGCCGATCGCCTCTCGATCATGTACCTCGGACGGTTCGTCGAACAGGGACGGACCGAGCGCGTCGTGAACGACCCGAAGCACCCCTACACGGAGGCACTACTCTCGGCCGTCCCCGAAACGGACCCGCGCGGCAGCCGCGAGCGCGTGTTCCTCGACGGGAACCCGTCCGACCCGGTCGGGGAACCGCAGGGGTGCCGGTTCGCCCCCCGCTGTCCGAAGGTAACCGACGAGTGTCTGGACGCGGAGCCCGAACTCGACGAGTGGACGGAACCGGACCACTCGGCCGCGTGTTTCCGGCCGGCGGAGCGATCGGAGCCGGACGAGCCCGCACGGGTCAGTGAGTCCGTCGACGACTGA